One window of the Camarhynchus parvulus chromosome 2, STF_HiC, whole genome shotgun sequence genome contains the following:
- the GPR20 gene encoding G-protein coupled receptor 20, whose amino-acid sequence MPTSSTQMPPLDFINSTEEPNSNINMFSKFINSDKQLFTDFYNLWIVLMVVNAIIFLVGVVLNSLALYVFCFRTKTKTTSVIYTINLIVTDLLVGFSLPVRIIMFYSAGDCKNCSLVHIFGYFVNMYCSILFLTCICIDRYLAIVQVEASRKWRNPTCAKGICIFIWIFATVVTFSILTMAIQFAKCCLSKILVLMVCEYFFPLIIIIFFTTRIMCALSKPSLMHQSRERRMRAVQLLITVLIIFMICFTPFHVLQVAISIKPDMPHNISLLVYHVTVTLSSLNSCMDPIVYCFVTNNFQSTMKNIFRKTEPEQTNADILGMNKNSKGSNANIAFSNIIGSPHRLPSPSGVQI is encoded by the coding sequence ATGCCGACCTCCTCTACCCAAATGCCACCCCTTGACTTTATCAACTCCACCGAAGAACCTAACTCCAACATCAACATGTTCTCCAAGTTCATCAACTCAGACAAACAACTGTTCACAGATTTTTATAACCTGTGGATTGTCCTGATGGTAGTCAATGCCATCATTTTTCTGGTGGGTGTTGTACTGAACAGCTTGGCACTGTATGTCTTCTGCTTCCGTACCAAGACAAAAACCACCTCTGTTATTTACACCATCAACTTGATTGTAACTGATCTCCTGGTGGgcttttccctgcctgtccGGATCATCATGTTCTACAGTGCAGGGGATTGCAAGAATTGTTCCTTGGTTCACATCTTTGGCTACTTTGTCAACATGTACTGCAGCATCCTCTTCTTGACGTGCATCTGCATTGACCGCTACCTGGCAATAGTGCAGGTGGAAGCCTCACGTAAATGGAGGAACCCCACCTGTGCCAAGGGCATCTGCATCTTCATTTGGATCTTTGCCACTGTGGTGACTTTCTCCATCCTGACCATGGCAATACAGTTTGCTAAGTGCTGCCTCTCCAAGATCCTGGTCCTGATGGTCTGCGAGTACTTCTTTCCCCTCATCATAATCATCTTCTTCACCACCAGGATTATGTGTGCCCTGTCCAAGCCCAGCCTCATGCACCAGAGTCGGGAGAGGAGAATGAGGGCCGTGCAGCTCCTTATCACCGTCCTCATCATCTTCATGATCTGCTTCACTCCTTTCCACGTGCTACAGGTCGCAATCTCCATCAAGCCAGACATGCCCCACAACATCAGCCTCCTTGTCTACCATGTGACAGTGACTCTGAGTAGCCTCAATAGCTGCATGGACCCCATTGTCTATTGCTTTGTCACCAATAACTTCCAGTCAACCATGAAAAACATCTTCAGGAAAACCGAGCCAGAGCAAACTAATGCAGATATCCTGGGTATGAACAAGAACTCCAAGGGCTCCAACGCAAACATTGCCTTCTCAAACATAATAGGAAGCCCTCACCGCTTGCCATCACCAAGCGGTGTTCAGATATAA